A genomic region of Dunckerocampus dactyliophorus isolate RoL2022-P2 chromosome 8, RoL_Ddac_1.1, whole genome shotgun sequence contains the following coding sequences:
- the emc3 gene encoding ER membrane protein complex subunit 3, whose amino-acid sequence MAEPELLLDSNIRLWVVLPIVFITFLVGVIRHYVSILLQSDKKLTLEQVSDSQVLIRSRILRENGKYIPKQSFLMRKFYFNNQEDGFFKKTKRKVVPPSPMTDPSMLTDMMKGNVTNVLPMILIGGWINWTFSGFVTTKVPFPLTLRFKPMLQQGIELLSLDASWVSSASWYFLNVFGLRSMYSLILGQDNGADQSRIMQEQMSGAAMAMPADTNKAFKAEWEALELTDHQWALESVEEELMSLELNFDGMFSKELPTGIF is encoded by the exons ATGGCTGAGCCGGAGCTCCTCCTGGACTCCAACATTCGACTCTGGGTGGTGTTGCCCATTGTCTTCATTACCTTCCTCGTGGGGGTCATACGTCATTATGTGTCCATTCTTCTTCAAAGTGACAAGAAGTTGACTTTAGAGCAGGTGTCAGACAG CCAGGTACTCATTCGGAGCAGAATCCTCAGAGAAAATGGGAAATACATTCCGAAACAA tCCTTCTTAATGAGGAAGTTTTACTTCAATAATCAAGAAGATGGATTTTTCAAGAAAACCAAAAGAAAGGTTGTTCCACCCTCTCCAATGACTG ATCCCAGCATGTTGACAGACATGATGAAAGGAAACGTGACCAACGTGCTTCCCATGATCCTGATTGGAGGCTGGATAAACTGGACCTTTTCAGGATTTGTAACGA CAAAGGTCCCTTTCCCTCTCACGCTGCGTTTCAAGCCCATGCTGCAACAAGGAATAGAGCTGCTGTCATTGGACGCTTCCTG GGTGAGCTCGGCGTCGTGGTACTTCCTGAACGTCTTTGGACTGCGCAGCATGTACTCATTAATCCTGGGCCAGGACAACG GTGCAGATCAGTCAAGGATCATGCAGGAGCAGATGAGTGGGGCTGCCATGGCCATGCCTGCAGATACAAATAAAGCTTTCAAG GCGGAATGGGAGGCACTGGAACTCACCGACCACCAGTGGGCGctggagagcgtggaggaggagCTCATGAGTCTGGAGCTGAACTTCGACGGCATGTTTAGCAAGGAGCTGCCAACTGGGATCTTCTGA